One genomic window of Mus musculus strain C57BL/6J chromosome 4, GRCm38.p6 C57BL/6J includes the following:
- the Eps15 gene encoding epidermal growth factor receptor substrate 15 isoform B (isoform B is encoded by transcript variant 2) produces the protein MYLKSDSGLGGWIAIPAVADVLRYSCIVCWSSREKNNVEQDLKEKEDTVKQRTSEVQDLQDEVQRESINLQKLQAQKQQVQELLGELDEQKAQLEEQLQEVRKKCAEEAQLISSLKAEITSQESQISSYEEELLKAREELSRLQQETAQLEESVESGKAQLEPLQQHLQESQQEISSMQMRLEMKDLETDNNQSNWSSSPQSVLVNGATDYCSLSTSSSETANFNEHAEGQNNLESEPTHQESSVRSSPEIAPSDVTDESEAVTVAGNEKVTPRFDDDKHSKEEDPFNVESSSLTDAVADTNLDFFQSDPFVGSDPFKDDPFGKIDPFGGDPFKGSDPFASDCFFKQTSTDPFTTSSTDPFSASSNSSNTSVETWKHNDPFAPGGTVVAAASDSATDPFASVFGNESFGDGFADFSTLSKVNNEDAFNPTISSSTSSVTIAKPMLEETASKSEDVPPALPPKVGTPTRPCPPPPGKRPINKLDSSDPLKLNDPFQPFPGNDSPKEKDPDMFCDPFTSSTTTNKEADPSNFANFSAYPSEEDMIEWAKRESEREEEQRLARLNQQEQEDLELAIALSKSEISEA, from the exons GCTGGTCTTCTAGGGAAAAGAACAATGTGGAGCAGGACCTTAaagagaaggaagacacagtTAAGCAGAGGACCAGTGAGGTTCAG GATCTTCAAGATGAAGTTCAAAGGGAGAGTATTAATCTACAAAAACTGCAGGCCCAGAAGCAGCAGGTGCAGGAGCTCCTGGGTGAACTGGATGAGCAGAAAGCCCAGCTGGAGGAGCAGCTCCAGGAAGTCAGGAAAAAGTGTGCTGAGGAGGCCCAGCTG ATTTCTTCCCTGAAAGCAGAAATAACTAGTCAAGAATCTCAGATCTCCAGTTATGAGGAAGAACTGTTGAAAGCTAGAGAAGAACTAAGTCGCCTACAACAAGAAACAGCACAATTGGAAGAAAGTGTGGAGTCAGGGAAGGCTCAGCTGGAACCTCTTCAGCAGCACCTACAAGAGTCACAACAGGAAATCAGCTCA ATGCAAATGAGattggaaatgaaagatctgGAAACTGATAATAACCAATCAAATTGGAGCAGTAGCCCACAAAGCGTTCTTGTTAATGGTGCTACAGATTACTGTAGCCTCAGCACCAGCAGCAGTGAAACAGCCAACTTCAACGAACATGCTGAAGGCCAAAACAACCTAGAGTCTGAACCCACACACCAGGAGTCCTCA GTAAGAAGTAGTCCTGAAATCGCACCTTCTGATGTGACTGATGAAAGTGAGGCTGTGACTGTGGCTGGTAATGAGAAAGTTACTCCGAGATTTGACGATGACAAGCACTCAAAAGAG gAAGATCCATTTAATGTAGAATCAAGTTCACTGACAGATGCAGTTGCAGATACAAACTTGGATTTTTTCCAGTCTGATCCTTTTGTTGGCA GTGATCCTTTCAAGGATGATCCTTTTGGAAAAATTG atCCATTTGGTGGTGACCCTTTCAAAGGCTCAGATCCTTTTGCGTCTGATTGCTTCTTTAAGCAGACTTCTACTGATCCTTTTACCACTTCAAGTACGGACCCTTTCAGTGCATCCAGCAACAGCAGTAATACATCG GTAGAAACTTGGAAGCACAATGACCCATTTGCTCCTGGTGGAACAGTTGTTGCTGCAGCGAGTGATTCAG CCACAGAcccttttgcttctgttttcgGAAATGAATCATTTGGAGATGGATTTGCTGACTTCAGCACATTATCAAAG gtCAACAATGAAGATGCTTTTAATCCTACCATATCAAGTTCTACCAGCAGTGTGACCATTGCAAAACCTATGTTAGAGGAAACAGCCAGCAAGAGTGAAGATGTGCCTCCAGCACTGCCGCCCAAAGTTGGCACTCCAACAAGACCTTGCCCGCCACCCCCTG GGAAAAGACCCATCAACAAATTGGATTCTTCTGATCCCCTTAAACTGAATGATCCATTTCAGCCTTTCCCAGGCAATGATAGTCCCAAAGAAAAAGATCCTGATATGTTTTGTGATCCATTCACTTCTTCTACCACTACCAATAAAGAGGCTGACCCAAGCAATTTTGCTAACTTCAGTGCT TATCCCTCTGAAGAAGATATGATTGAATGGGCAAAAAGGGAAAGTGAGCGGGAAGAAGAACAGAGGCTTGCCAGACTAAATCAGCAGGAGCAAGAAGACTTGGAACTGGCCATTGCACTTAGCAAATCTGAGATCTCAGAAGCATGA